The proteins below are encoded in one region of Knoellia sp. S7-12:
- a CDS encoding restriction endonuclease has protein sequence MTLVEGAPPRKVALPLSVAQAMAESEVALVQPTLEPGIWQVAAARKVGSVTVGNLQVLVAPKMRIDRLIFLLGYSRNPDFWRDHDVRVDIEAELPEALADAFARQATWALEQGLLHGYVETEDSLSVLRGRFRVGDQIARHHGRLIPLEVRFDEFTVDIAENQLLLATTLRLLQLPIAAEPRRALQRLRLLLSDVTPPWQGQALPPWQPTRLNRRLQPALQLAEVVLAGNSFEHRFGEVQVSGFMFDMWRIFEDFVCVALREALAPFGGASSLQYRTHLDKALAVGMKPDFVWSSGGAPRVVVDAKYKAEKYAGFPQADLYQLLAYCTVLGLSSGHLIYAKGSETSGMHKIRGVDVTVHQHALNLSQPRRELLAGIDELAAQLVEGGV, from the coding sequence TTGACGCTGGTTGAAGGTGCGCCCCCCCGTAAAGTCGCGTTGCCGCTCTCCGTTGCCCAGGCAATGGCGGAGTCTGAAGTCGCCCTAGTGCAGCCCACGCTAGAACCAGGCATCTGGCAGGTCGCGGCCGCCCGCAAGGTGGGTTCGGTCACGGTGGGCAACTTGCAGGTCCTTGTCGCCCCCAAGATGCGAATCGACCGGCTTATCTTTCTTTTGGGCTACTCCCGCAATCCAGACTTCTGGCGTGACCACGACGTAAGGGTCGACATTGAGGCGGAGTTGCCTGAGGCGCTGGCGGACGCTTTCGCGCGGCAGGCGACATGGGCTCTGGAGCAGGGGCTGCTGCACGGCTATGTCGAAACCGAGGACTCGCTCTCCGTTCTGCGCGGACGCTTCCGGGTGGGCGACCAGATAGCCCGGCATCACGGTCGGCTCATACCACTCGAGGTCCGTTTCGATGAGTTCACTGTCGACATCGCTGAGAATCAACTGCTCCTGGCCACGACGCTGCGCCTTCTACAGCTGCCTATCGCCGCAGAGCCCCGACGCGCACTGCAACGCCTCCGGCTCCTGCTGTCCGACGTCACTCCACCGTGGCAAGGCCAAGCGCTTCCCCCATGGCAGCCCACGCGGCTCAATCGACGGCTTCAGCCGGCGTTACAACTGGCCGAGGTTGTTCTCGCTGGGAACTCCTTCGAGCACCGCTTTGGCGAAGTGCAAGTGTCCGGGTTCATGTTTGACATGTGGCGCATATTCGAGGACTTCGTCTGTGTCGCACTCAGAGAGGCACTGGCGCCGTTTGGCGGTGCCTCATCGCTCCAGTACAGGACGCACTTGGATAAGGCACTTGCCGTCGGGATGAAGCCAGATTTCGTTTGGTCGAGTGGTGGAGCGCCCCGTGTTGTCGTCGATGCCAAGTATAAAGCGGAGAAATACGCAGGCTTTCCCCAAGCCGACCTGTATCAACTTCTGGCCTATTGCACAGTGCTTGGTTTATCGTCTGGACATCTGATCTACGCGAAGGGCTCAGAAACTTCCGGCATGCACAAGATCAGAGGGGTCGACGTGACGGTTCACCAGCACGCGCTCAATCTGTCTCAACCACGGCGTGAGCTGCTCGCAGGCATTGATGAGCTAGCCGCTCAATTGGTGGAGGGCGGGGTCTGA